TCTTCAGGAAAAGATTCCACAACTCAAAGTTATCCGTAGACTAAGCGGAAAAGGTTTATCTTCCGCAGTTTTAACAGGTATGGGCGCTGCAGAAGGAGAAGTTTTCGTGGTGATGGATTCCGACCTTCAGCATGACGAAAAAATCCTTCCGGAGATGATCCGCTCCTTCTATGAAAGAGATGTGGATCTTTGCCTCGGCACAAGATACGCCAAAGGTGGATCGACCGGAAAATGGTCTTTAGCAAGAATCGGTATTAGCAGATTTGCAAATTTTTTGGCAAAAGGACTTTTAGGCCTTCCTGTTTCAGATCCGATGAGCGGATATTTCGGCATTAAACGTTCCGTGTATTCGGAAACTAAAAACTCAATCAACCCGAGAGGTTTTAAAATCCTTTTGGAATTTTTGGGAAGAAGTAAAGAAAATCTTAAAATAGAAGAAATCCCTTATACTTTCCAAACTAGAATGTATGGAGAAACCAAACTAAATAACTCTGTGATCAAAAGTTTCTTTTTGGCAATCCTGGATATTCGTTTCGGAAAATGGATCTCTCCAACGTTCCTACTCTATTCATTAGTGGGAGCAAGCGGTGTAATTGTTAATTTAGTCGGGTTTTTGATCGCAGAATTAAGCAAGTTTCCGGATATTCAAACTGGGATTTCCTTTTTGGATCCTTTCTCGCTTTCAGTATTTTTCGGGATAGAACTTTCAATCCTGTCTAACTTCTTCTTAAATAATTACTTTACGTTCTATGAAAGAAGATATTCGGGGAAAAATTTGGCCTTTGGATTTCTGTTATTTCATTTAGTGAGTATGGTGGGAATTTTAGTACAAATGTCCGTATTCCATTTTATCTATTATTCTATTTTCAAACAGTGGAATGGGGCTTCTGAACTTACCTTAAAATTCAGTGCAGATATCCTTTCCATTTTGACTGCAATGGTTTCTAACTATTTTTTGAATTCGAATCTTACTTGGTCCAAAAAACCGGAACTAAAGAGCTAAAAATCAGGCGGGGAATTTTTCTCGCCTAAGTTTTAATTGATTTCTTTTCCAAAATTCTAAATTATAAAAGCCTGCCTTGCAGGCGGTGAGAAGAAGGTTTATCGCCTTCGGAATACTTATTTTAGGAGAAGAATATGCCCAAGGTGCTTGTTCCTTTTGCGGATGGAATGGAAGAAATGGAAGCAGTCATTATAGTGGATGTGCTTCGAAGAGCAGGGATAGAAGTAGTTTCTGCGGGAATTTCCACAAATTCTATTACGGCTTCCAGAGGGGTCAAATTAGTCTCAGATTCACTTTTGTCAGAAATCGATCCTTCTTCTTTTGATATGATCGTTCTACCTGGCGGAAACCAAGGCACCAAAAATCTAAATGCAAGTCCCTTAGTTTCAGAAATATTAAAAAACTTTAAAAAAGAGGACAGATGGATTGGTGCAATCTGCGCGGCACCGAATGTTTTATTATCTCATAATATTCTTCAAAACCAAAAATTCACAGCGTTTCCAGGAAGTGTTCCGACAGATGAAAAATACACGGGAAACAGATTAGAACTTTCTGATAAAATTTTAACTAGTATAGGTCCAGGCTCTGCATTCGAATTTTCTTTAAAAATTGTAGAACTTCTGTCGGGACTCGAAAAAAGAAAAGAAGTGGAAAAGAATCTACATCTTCCTTTGTAAAATGCAAATATCCTCCCAATTAATCGAGAAGTTCAAAAATTCCAAAAACATCCTAGCGCTTACGGGAGCCGGAATTTCCGCTGAAAGTGGAGTTCCTACATTCAGAGGAAAAGAAGGTCTTTGGAAAGAATACAGAGCGGAAGAACTCGCAACTCCTCAGGCATTCCAGCGAGATCCTAGACTAGTTTGGGAATGGTATCTCTGGAGAATAGAACTGATCTCTAACAAGTCTCCGAATCCTGCACATTTTGCATTGGCGGAATTGGAAAAGAAAAGATCCGATTTTTATCTAATCACTCAAAATGTAGACGGCCTTCATAAAAAATCAGGTTCTGAAAGGATCATCGAGATACATGGAAATATTTTTAGGAATAAATGTACTCGTTGCAGTAAAACGTATGATTCGGATCCTTCTGAACTTAAAAATTCTACCGAATGTCGGAACTGCAAAAGTTTGGTCAGACCGGATGTTTTATGGTTTGGAGAATCATATGACACCGATCTCCTAAATCAAGCGGTCTACCTTGCAGAAAAATCGGAGATCGTTTTTGTGATAGGTTCTTCCGGAGCTGTGGGAATTCCGGTGGAACTTGCCAGGATTGCAAAAGAAAACGGAGCATTCGTTATCGAGATCAATATTGATCCAAGCGGTTACAGCAGATATTCAGACCTTTTCTTACAAGGAAAAGCGGGAGAAATTCTCCCGGAATTGATTCCTTATTTTGTATGAGTTTTTGGAAAAGTTTCTTCTAACTTTTTAAAGATATAATCTCCGAATACAGGGAAACAATTCGGGGACATATGACCTGGGTCTGCAAATTCTTCGCAATTACAATTAGGATCTTCGTTCATATTCCAAAATGCAGTTCCAGTTTCTTGGTTAAACTTCTCTACGATAGGTTTCCAAACTTCCATTGGAGTTTTAAGGCCTTCCGAAGTTTCGACCTTTCTAGTCATATATAGATTAAAATAAGGCCGAGCCACCTTCACCCAAATAGTGGCATAAGGAACATTATATTCTTTCAATATACGAATGGAATCCCTTTGCATTTCGAACATATTTGTATGAAATGTATAAGGTTTTAGATAAGAGGAAAAATCCGTCTCGGAAGCCTGAACTAGTTGTTCATCCGTATGTTTTTGGTTAACTAATTCTCTCGGAGTACTTCCCCTTTCTTCTTTTAATGCGGTAAGTATTTCTTGGACCGCCGCTTTATACACTTTTGCTAAAGCGGAAGAATTTTGCATTCTTTCCGAAATTCTCCATAACTTAGGCCTGTCCCGATAGGTATGAAATAGATGTTTAGAGATAAATACGGATAATTCTTCCCTAGAATACTTAGTCCAATGTCTCAATATAAATTCAGAGGAAAGCCCGTGAATTAGGACCTCATCTAAAGCAAGAACAGGAGTTTTATTATATATTTCTAATGATTGATCTAAAAGTACAAAATCCGGTCTTGTACCATCCGATTTAAATCTTTCTATCCAGTATAAGAAATAATCAGGAGATCCACCCGGAACTGAAAAATTATAAAGTATCCAGTCCGGATGTCTTTTTTCCAATTCCCTATTGGGAAGTAAAAGTGCTCTGGAATTTCCGAAAAAGACGATTATTTTTTTTCGAGAAGCTGGGTCCTTCTTCAGATATTCTTTGAGATCCGAATATAGATCTTCTTTGCTAATAAAATTCAGATGAGATAATGTATTTGAATAATAATATTGAAAAAACTCTAAGGTGAACAGGCGATCCAATCCCAAAGAGATCAAAAGAACAAGTAGAGGAAGAAGTAAAAATGTATTCTTTTTCATATTCATTTTCGACCTAGAACTGGCAATAGATACAGGCTCCGGAGTCCTCCGATAATAAGGCAATTGCGAATACTGTGACCACTCCGCAAGCAACAACCAGCCAATCTTTTCCTCTTCCCCACTGTAATAATAGATCCTTTCTGGATTGTATCCAATGGAATACTATAAATCCTAAATAAGAATATCCGATTTTTTCAATATTCTTCATGGATTCTAAGATAAAAGGAGAAGGCCCGGTTACCAAAGAAATCGAATTTTCTATCCAACCAAAACCTAAAGATTGCAAAGATGTAGAAAGATAATTTTGTGTATTAGTCGCTATTCCCACAACATGTTGGACCATTTTAGTTGCGGAGTTTGCCCTGAACAAGATCGCACTGAAAGAGAATAAACAAAATACGAATTGTATCCGTAAGAAATTGAGAATTTTACTTTTGGAATCTTCATCGTTCCAGCCGAACTTACCGACTAAAAATCTTTCGAACGCAAGTATGACTCCCCAATAGAATCCCCAAGCGATAAACGTATAATCCGCTCCATGCCAAACACCACCAACAGTCATAGTGATGATCAGATTTAGATAAGTGCGCCATTCTCCCTTTTTACTTCCGCCCAAAGGAAAATAAATATAATCCCTAAGCCAGAAAGAAAGACTCATATGCCATCTCTGCCATAACTCTCTTCCGGAAGGAGAAAATAAAGGTGCATTGAAATTTTCAGGAAGTTCAAATCCGAAATATAGCCCGACTGCTCTTGCCATATCCGTTAACCCTGAAAAATCACAATATACTTGGATCGCATATCCGAATGCTGCTAGTACAAGTGAAAGATTGTCATATTGTCCCGGACTTCCAAAAACAGGAGCAATCACTCCTGCCACAGGATCCGCGATCAGTATTTTTTTGATCAAACCTGAGATCATTAGATAAGAGGCACGTACGATCTTATCCTTATCAGGACTCAAATGTCCTATATTTATAAAATAATCCTTGGTCCTTAGGATCGGTCCCACGATCAACACAGGAAAGAATATTACAAAACCAAGATATTGTTTAAGACTGATCAATACTCCTTCCGGTTTTCTATAAGCGTCTACGGCTGCAGCGATCATTTGAAAACTATAAAAGCTCACTGCTAAAGGAAGAGAGATCTGCAATATTCTAGGAACTTCGTCAAAGAAAGGATATTTAGTAAGATCAAAAAGTATCCTATTCATAAAATAGAAATACTTAAAGAACCCCAAATTGATCGCATTCAGTAGAACGGCAAAAATCATCCAAGCCTTAGGCTTCGAGGAAGTTTTGATCTTAAAATAAGCGAAATAATTGAATAAAACTATGATTAAGAAATGGAGAAAAAAGTAAATACCACTTAGAATAGTGGAAGAAGCTACTATATAAAAGATCCCACTGGAAATGAGTAAAAAATCGGATCTTTTCCTTTCAGGAAGAAGCCAATAGATAGAATAAACGATTGAGAAAAAAACGAAAAATAAGATCGAATTGTAGAGCACTCTTTTACTTTCCCTTCTTGAATAGTTCCTTCCAGTAGAGAATCTCTCCCGGAGAAAGTTTTGCGCCCGAGTCCTTTTCTTCCCGAGTCGGTTTTTCCGCTAAGGCGCTTTCTATTTTTTTTACGAACTCTTCGGATAGTATAGGTTTTGTTCCTAGTCTTTTTGCAAAAGCCAAAATTTCCTGATCGGAAGTTACTACGAACAGATCCGCAGGCCTTGGAGCAAATTTGATATATTCCTTGATCAAATCGTCCGCCTTTCGGTCCTGGCTGAAATAAACGCGTATTTTTCCGTACGAATCTTCTTTGGTTTCGTTCCCTTTCTCTTTTTTACCATCGAAGAAAACATGGACCTTAGAACTTTTCAGTTTTGAAGAATAAGATTCCAAAATTCTCAAGAGGCCTACTCTGGCATCCCTCAAACGATTGGAATACATATACTCTTCCAATTCAGGAATTTTGTAAATCAGGTTGAAACCGTCTACGACTAAATGCATCCCTTTAAAACTAGTGACCAGAATGTATGTTTTGGAAAAACTTGTAAACACCGAACCGAATCGGACAATGGCACATGGCGGAAGCAAATTCCCAACCGGCAAAATCCTCTAAAATCCGAAACTTCATACGAACTGTAAAATATTGGAGAAGTGTTTTACCAGGTACGGCAAGAGATTATTTTCTTTTAAGCTTAGCGGCAATCGACGTATTCTTTCTATTATTCGTAAATTCGTACAAAGAATTCATACACAAGGATATTCC
Above is a window of Leptospira selangorensis DNA encoding:
- a CDS encoding SIR2 family NAD-dependent protein deacylase, translated to MQISSQLIEKFKNSKNILALTGAGISAESGVPTFRGKEGLWKEYRAEELATPQAFQRDPRLVWEWYLWRIELISNKSPNPAHFALAELEKKRSDFYLITQNVDGLHKKSGSERIIEIHGNIFRNKCTRCSKTYDSDPSELKNSTECRNCKSLVRPDVLWFGESYDTDLLNQAVYLAEKSEIVFVIGSSGAVGIPVELARIAKENGAFVIEINIDPSGYSRYSDLFLQGKAGEILPELIPYFV
- a CDS encoding NYN domain-containing protein; translation: MHLVVDGFNLIYKIPELEEYMYSNRLRDARVGLLRILESYSSKLKSSKVHVFFDGKKEKGNETKEDSYGKIRVYFSQDRKADDLIKEYIKFAPRPADLFVVTSDQEILAFAKRLGTKPILSEEFVKKIESALAEKPTREEKDSGAKLSPGEILYWKELFKKGK
- a CDS encoding DJ-1 family glyoxalase III, with the translated sequence MPKVLVPFADGMEEMEAVIIVDVLRRAGIEVVSAGISTNSITASRGVKLVSDSLLSEIDPSSFDMIVLPGGNQGTKNLNASPLVSEILKNFKKEDRWIGAICAAPNVLLSHNILQNQKFTAFPGSVPTDEKYTGNRLELSDKILTSIGPGSAFEFSLKIVELLSGLEKRKEVEKNLHLPL
- a CDS encoding glycosyltransferase → MRPSVSVILPTYNESKNLPIAADRITRSLSDYRHEIIVVDDDSPDHTWEIAEHLQEKIPQLKVIRRLSGKGLSSAVLTGMGAAEGEVFVVMDSDLQHDEKILPEMIRSFYERDVDLCLGTRYAKGGSTGKWSLARIGISRFANFLAKGLLGLPVSDPMSGYFGIKRSVYSETKNSINPRGFKILLEFLGRSKENLKIEEIPYTFQTRMYGETKLNNSVIKSFFLAILDIRFGKWISPTFLLYSLVGASGVIVNLVGFLIAELSKFPDIQTGISFLDPFSLSVFFGIELSILSNFFLNNYFTFYERRYSGKNLAFGFLLFHLVSMVGILVQMSVFHFIYYSIFKQWNGASELTLKFSADILSILTAMVSNYFLNSNLTWSKKPELKS
- a CDS encoding DUF1574 domain-containing protein; the protein is MKKNTFLLLPLLVLLISLGLDRLFTLEFFQYYYSNTLSHLNFISKEDLYSDLKEYLKKDPASRKKIIVFFGNSRALLLPNRELEKRHPDWILYNFSVPGGSPDYFLYWIERFKSDGTRPDFVLLDQSLEIYNKTPVLALDEVLIHGLSSEFILRHWTKYSREELSVFISKHLFHTYRDRPKLWRISERMQNSSALAKVYKAAVQEILTALKEERGSTPRELVNQKHTDEQLVQASETDFSSYLKPYTFHTNMFEMQRDSIRILKEYNVPYATIWVKVARPYFNLYMTRKVETSEGLKTPMEVWKPIVEKFNQETGTAFWNMNEDPNCNCEEFADPGHMSPNCFPVFGDYIFKKLEETFPKTHTK
- a CDS encoding MBOAT family O-acyltransferase; amino-acid sequence: MLYNSILFFVFFSIVYSIYWLLPERKRSDFLLISSGIFYIVASSTILSGIYFFLHFLIIVLFNYFAYFKIKTSSKPKAWMIFAVLLNAINLGFFKYFYFMNRILFDLTKYPFFDEVPRILQISLPLAVSFYSFQMIAAAVDAYRKPEGVLISLKQYLGFVIFFPVLIVGPILRTKDYFINIGHLSPDKDKIVRASYLMISGLIKKILIADPVAGVIAPVFGSPGQYDNLSLVLAAFGYAIQVYCDFSGLTDMARAVGLYFGFELPENFNAPLFSPSGRELWQRWHMSLSFWLRDYIYFPLGGSKKGEWRTYLNLIITMTVGGVWHGADYTFIAWGFYWGVILAFERFLVGKFGWNDEDSKSKILNFLRIQFVFCLFSFSAILFRANSATKMVQHVVGIATNTQNYLSTSLQSLGFGWIENSISLVTGPSPFILESMKNIEKIGYSYLGFIVFHWIQSRKDLLLQWGRGKDWLVVACGVVTVFAIALLSEDSGACIYCQF